TGCTGTCAGTGGTCGATCTCCTCTCTCTCACTACAGTGTAAGCCTGCTGAGGCCAGGACCTGAGGCCCAGGACATCCTCTATATCCCCCATAGTCGCTGGCTAACACAGAGCACACAGTATGAATGAGGATGGTCAACGCAATGGTGCTGTTGAATGAACaattctttgtctcttttaacAAGGGAGGCCCTTGAGGGGCTTactcctgggcctcactctgaCCAGCGATTGAGGGATTTCTGTTGAGGATGCCAGCCAGACAGCCTCCTGATGAGCGAGGATAGAGTCAAGTGTTGAAGAAGCCAGGCACTTGATGTAGACAGATCCTTGTTCAGCCATTTACTAGTTTTATGGGGCCTTACACAAgtcatttaactttttgaagcTTTTTTCAGTTATAAAATGCTGACAACACCAGTTCCTACCTCAAAGGCTGCTGTGGGGATCAAACAGGGGTAATGGGCTTGCCTCCAAAAGCAGTTTTATGGGGTTGTGGAGAAAACGGTCAAGCGctgggttactaactgaaaggctggcagttctaatcctccCAGacacgccttggaagaaagtcctgacaatctacttctgacaatCCACTTCTCAAAGGTcatagccatggaaaaccctatatGCACAGTCCTACTCGGAcacgcatgggatcaccatgagtctgaatcaactagttttggtttaggttcaCACAAGTTTCAAAACTGCATTAGGAAGGATAAAAGGAGAAAGTACTGTTAGCATCTCTCCAGCATACCCTCTGCCAGAATGAGAAGTGTAGGGTGAACACTTCTAGAGGTCTCTGCCTGGTGCAGGGGGATGCGGTGGTATTGAGAGTATTAAGGTATTCACTTATCCCGAGCCAAACGCTGCCCCGCATGCTCCTTTTGTTCCTCCCACCTTCCGTTCCTGATTAATCGCGGACTTAACTCCAATTGTTATTATATGGTGGAAGAGATTAATTAAACTAGCCAAGGATTAACCCAGCCTTGGTCACCCTGTGGTTGGTGTGCCTGCGTGAGGCTCTCCGCGCCCCGCCCCACCTTcctggccccgccccgccccgccgctGATTGGCCCTCTCCTTGCATCGTCACGCTATGGTTTTTAAGCCTGAGCCCCGCGCGGCTCCGCCAAGGCGGCGGTGAGGGTGAGCTGGAGACAGGCGGTTGTGGGGTCTCACGTGGCAGCTCCAGTGGCCGCTCCGGTGACAGGCCGGGAGAGGCGCGGGGAGAGCGCAGGTGACGGAAGGTAACGGGGCTGTTCTGGTCGTGCTAAGGCGGCTCTGGTGCGGGGCTTGGGGAGCTGGTGTCGGCGACCGGAGACATGCCTACGTGGGAGTGTGGCGGGACGGTGGGGAAGGGGTCGCGGCGGGAGAAGGGTTGTGTCGACGCCTGGGGAGGTGGAGGCGAGTGGGAGCCGGCCGCAGTCCTCGAGTGTCGGCGCCCGCATCCTGGCTCTGCAtttggtgtgtgtgggggggctgCCCGACCTCCCCCTTCTGGCTAGGATTTTTGCCTGGGAATTTGGGGGTCGCGGCGTCAGCATTCCGCGCCACGAACTGGGAGAAGAGGCGCTGCAAGACGACTGCCCGTCCAGTTGAGACCTCGTCGTCTCCCCCCGCCCCGAGTGTCCCGGGACCCAGCGGGCTCCTCTAGGTCTGTCAGGGCCCCCAGGTAGAGGGGAGCACCTCGCCACTTCTTCCTCTGGCTTGTTAACCTatagcagcttaaaaaaaaaaaaaaaaattcgtgtTTATTAAAAGTCTCCTTTTTCATCCCTGTTTAGACAATCCAGCTGTGGTCCCTAGCCTGCAATTTCAAGGCCTCCTCCGTGCCTCTGCTGGGAGCCCCAGGACCTGGCCGGAGGGCACCATGGGGAACCACTTGACAGAGATAGCGCCCACTGCCTCCTTCTTGCCCCACTTCCAGGCCTTGCACGTCGTGGTCATTGGGCTGGACTCGTCCGGAAAGACCTCCCTTCTTTACCGCCTCAAGTTCAAGGAGTTTGTCCAGAGCGTCCCTACCAAAGGCTTCAACACAGAGAAGATCCGGGTGCCCCTGGGGGGGTCCCGTAGCATCACCTTCCAGGTGTGGGACGTCGGGGGACAAGAGAAGCTGCGGCCACTGTGGCGCTCCTACACGCGAAGGACGGATGGGCTGGTGTTTGTGGTGGATGCTGCCGAGGCTGAGCGCCTGGAGGAGGCCAAAGTGGAGCTCCATCGAATCAGCCGGGCCTCGGACAACCAGGGTGTGCCCGTCCTGGTACTAGCTAACAAGCAAGACCTGCCAGGCGCGCTGAGTGCGGCTGAGGTGGAGAAGAGGCTGGCAGTCCGTGAGCTGGCGGCCTCCACGCTCACGCACGTGCAGGGCTGCAGCGCAGTGGATGGGCTGGGCCTGCAGCCAGGCCTTGAGCGCCTGTACGAGATGATCCTCAAGAGGAAGAAGGCTGCTCGAGGGAGCAAAAAGAGACGGTGACCGGACGCCCCCGCTCCCCGCCTAATAGGGGTCTGCACACTAGGACAATGAGGCAACAGCGTCCCCTCATTCACCCTGGGGTATAGGACCTGCCCCTTGATGAGGGACTGAGGTGCACTGAGGGTCCTGTTTTGGTGCCGCTTTGGTGAAGGGGGACAGGCAGTGGGGTGTCTTTGCACATCTGTCCCTCATCCTCACCGCCTGGAGAAGAGGGAGCTACAGGACTGTGGAGGCTTAAATGTAAACTATGACTCTACCTCGactgtttctccttttttttctctggCTTTTTAATCGATGTTTCCAGGGGGGATGGAAAGTTGCTTGGAGAATGCATTTGGAATGAATGAGAACTTCCTCTGCTGGGGAGCCTCCTGGCCACTTCTTTGGGGGTGCCAGTCACAATAGTTATTTTTGTGTTGTGTGAAAGTACCAAGAGCCCCTCCCCTCATTTGTAGACCCACAATCCTTTTATAGAAGCCATGTGTGCCCTCTCTTATGattaatgaattattttttaacatttgtcTGTAAGTTATTAAAGACTGACACTGTAGCTCTTACCCTGGTCTGGAATTTTCCTCTCTCCTTACCTGGCCCTAGGATAGTGCAGGGTTTCCCTACagggtgggggtgtggggactTACCTTGAAGATGAATTTGCAAAGCAAGCTGGTGGAGATTATGAGGGTTGCTGAAACCCCCCAAGCTATGGCCTGATctctgtacctttttttttttttccttttttcccctcttctggCCTTACTTGGCCGTGACACCAGCTGATCCTTGTGCATTTAATGCGGCTTGTGCACTGCATTCTGCTGCTCTGAGCTGCTCTTAGGTTTAAATAGGTGCAGCCTAGAGCCTTTCTGTCCCCATCTCCATTCCCTGCCCCCAGCACTCAGATTGGTCTGATTCCCCCTCCCCCCTCGGGGTTGTGGTGGGAGTGGAAAGTAATTCTTCCCTGGCTGGAAGCCGCCTCTGAGCGCTCAATCCTGCTGACTGCAGCTCCCTGGCAGTGGTGGCAGTGGCTGGAGCTGGGGAGGCCTAGGCTGGATGGAGCCAGCCTGGCCCTGTTGACTCAGCCCTGAGTTGGCCGCTCTGGGAACGAAATCTATTCCCTCCAGAGGGGCAGCAATGGGAGTTGTTTGCTCCTGGTGAATGTCAGAACTGCTGGACACCCACTCCCCACCCTCCAGGAGAGGAGGGGGAGGATACAGGCCACGTAGCTAGTAGCGATACGAAGAATAAATGATAAAATTGGGAGGGTCTGAGTGCCTCCTCCCGACCAGCACCAGGGCCAGCTGTGTCTGAGATAACAAAACAATTAGATTCTCCTAATCTTCCTGGGTGAGAGGAGTGAGTGAAAACCAAGTATAGGCCTTTATCCCCTGGTCCACCTCATCCTTAGTACAAACACGGAATCCCTGGAGTAGGTACAGAGTCCCTGCTCCAGAATCAGATATAAGAaccaggggagggagagaaggttctGGCAGCCACCTCCTGTGGAGGCATCCTAAGGAATGGGCTTCTTCCTAGTTGTCCCCAAATCCAGGGCAGGCAGGACCTGAGTTGTCCTGCTGTGTCTGGGCCAGTTCAGATATGCCTCCCAGTCCCAAGGCTGGCAAAATTGGGTGGTGTGCATTGATTCGGAACAGTGCCTGAGTGCATGTCAGAGCTGCTGGGCTGGTTCTGCTGGAACACATGCTACCTGGCCCTCCTCTCCACACACCTGTGACTCATCTCCCTAGTTCTCCAGGCAGAGTTCTCTTTTGCAGCCCAGGAAAATGCCAAGGCTTGGCCCAGGCTGGGGAGGCCCTGGGCTAAAAGACCCTCTGCCCTGCTGGAAGAATTTTCCTCCCCTCCTCCGACGGCACTGGCCTGGGTCCtccaattctgctcttctgtctCACAATCCCCAAGGACCTGTTTTCTCCATTTTAGTCACCTGGAGGAATCAGGTGTCTGGATTTGGTGGGGGGAGGGTATGTGCAGAGTACCCCTCCTCTGTCCTTGCCCTCCCCTTGCCTTGAAGGGGCCTTCAAGTTTCCAGCTTCTGGTTCTGGCTCTGCCAACCCCCTTCCCTCCCTATCCCTTTGGCCTGACTTCCAGGTGGTGGAGGCAGGAGGGGAACTGGTGGCTGATGAGAGTGAGCTGGAGTAAACTAGTTGCTCTGAAAGGgtggtgggagaagggagtgCTGGAAAATTCTGATTAGAAAGTCATATCTGACTGGGTGGAGGTCTGGGAGCTTTGGGAATAGTCCTCCTGCTTTGATCCTTCAAAGGGACTGGAGAGCTGGGAGGGAAGGGATTACCTTAGTGTCTGGGGGGCTTAGTGTCCCATCCCAGGGATCCAGGAATTCTACATTTTGAGCTCTGGGTCACAGCCAGGAATGAGGATGGGATGAGGTGGGAGCAGGGTTGTAGTTCTCTGGCCCGTTTCTCTATCAAGTTGAATTTCTTTGTGACCCTGAGATGGGAGCTGAAGAGAGGCTCCCTGAGCTCAGAGGGTCCCTGGGGGCCAAGGGTGGTAGTCAGGGGCTAGATATCTGCGAGGTGAGGCTGGAGGAAACCTGTGGGCCCAGAGTTTGGGCTCTCTGCTGAgacattccccccacccccaaccaccCCCAATCCTGGCACATGTTGGATTGTTAAGTCCAGATGGAGAGCATTTTCCCTGTGCGCCTTCTCCTTCCTTGAGCCCCTCCTTATGAGAACGAAGATGGCAGACTCCCCCACAGCTGCAGTGCTCATAAACAACTTGAGTAAAGGTCAAAAGTCCATTCCCTGCCTTTCCATGTCCTCTCTGGTCCTCCCTTTGCTTTTGTGCTCAAGGAAGAACGAaggggaagaagaaggaaaaaaatccttAAGGCCCAGAACGTCAGGGACCAGTCCAAGAATACACAGCTACTTAGTGGAACCTCCAGATCCTTCCTCCCAGGCCAGCTCTTTTTACCCACAGGGCAGATAGGAGCCTGGGAGTGTGTCCAGCATCTCTGAGCTCtggcttcttcctccctcccctccttcccttgATTAGATTAAGGACCTACTTTTGCTTCTCCACTCCCCTTCCTGGTAGTGGCAGCTTTATCACCAAAGCCCAGCAGAACTCAGGCCTCCAGTCTGGCCAGGagtccccaccctccctccacgTTGACCACGTGTCAGTGTCAttccaagtttttcttttttgaataatattttattgtattttaggtgaaagtttacatagcaaattaggtttccatttaacaatttttatataaattgttctgtgaccttggttacatttttttataatgtgtcagcgttctcattatttccatcctgtttgttctatttccattaatctagcttccctgacccctcttactttctcatctttgctttagggtaaatgttgactcttaggtctcatatagttgattactCACAggggatattgtttattttataaaccaatCTATTGTTGggatgaaaggtgacctccaggagtggcttcagttccaggttcaaagggtgtcttagggtgatagtcttgggggttcctctagtctctgttggTTCAGTGAATCTGgccttttaggaatttgagttttgtactatatttttctcccattctatctgggaccttctactgtgtctCTGGTCAGAACGGCCGgcagtggtagcctggcacccaAGTCTTTCTTGAGATTACCACCTCCACCTGGGTCTAGGAAGAACTGAGTTTCCATGAAGTGCTTAGGCATACACCAGGACGGCCTCTTGGCCTTCTGCTCTCCAACATGGGCCTCTTTTGAATAGGGGCCAAGGGAGCAGGGGCTGCGAAGGCAGCAAGGGAATCCCAGGTCAGGAGTGGCTGTGGGGGTGGATAGTCTGTGGTCATATACCATTTCCAAGGCCATCTGCAGAGCCATGGCTGCTCTGCTCACTGGAGAGTTTGTGGGTGAATATCATGCGATGTCCTCCATTGGCTGTGTGGGAGGAGGGGCTTATGGTAtttgtcctttcttcctttttctaaatattaaaaaaaattttttttaactgtgtttcTCTTGATTACAAAAGTAATAATTCTTTGTTGCGAAAGAAACCTAATCTAGAAAGTGGAGGCACTCCGTAATCTACACTTCAGAGCTAACAGCTGTGAACAGGTTTTTGTATGTCCTTCCAGATGTTTTTTCCTGCATATATAAAAAAGGTATGAATGGGACCAACATGAGATTCTATAATGCATTTGTTGTACGGTTTTGCTTTTCTCATTTATATCTTGGATGTTATTCAATGTCAGGACATATggatttttctcattcttttggaTGACTACATgagattccattgtatgaatgtaccataattttagAATTAAATCCTTTACTAATGAGCTTTTCAGTTGTCCATGTGTTTTTCTCTTGCAAACAATACAGCAACAAACCTCCTTCTACATATTTCTTTGTATACTTGTGGAAGATTTCCTGTAAGATAAATTCCTAAAAGTGTAATTATTGTGTTAAAGTTTTCATAGATATTACCAAAGTGTGAGCTTGTGTAGGGGGGGACGGGGGGAGGAGGTAAATTTAACCCAGCCTCCTCATCCTCCATCCCCAGATTTCAAGGTCCCTCCAAGCTAAtggtccgtgtgtgtgtgtatgtgtggcatAGACAATATAGTGTTGTTCTTTTGGAGGCAAGAAGGAAAATCACCAGTGACTTGGTGGAGGGTTTGCAGGGAGGGAGAGTGACTTCAGGCTCCTGATATTACTTCTGAGGCTGGGGATTGAGTCCCATCTGGGGCTGCCTGGCTGGTGGGTGGATGGTGAGGACTCCCCAGCACCCAGCTTCTCATAGACATCAGGCAGAGTGGATGAGAGATCCTGAAATAAATCCCTGGGAGATGACTCGAGAAGGAGTGGGGCTGATGCCAGGACTAACTACTCTGGAGGGTGTAGGAAGAATAGGCCTTCCAGCCCCAAGGAGAGGAGGGCAGAAGAGGCCTAGGGCTTCCCCCAGTGGCCCCTGACCCCTCTAGCGGGGATCCCTCTACCTCCTCCAACTACTATCACTTCAGTGGATTCCTGGAACAGGAAGCAGAAGACTGAAGCCTCAGCTATGTCAGCCCTCTGGGTTGTTTGAGGCCTGAGCTCTCTGTTTGGCTTATTCAGGCCCTTTGGGTAATCCTGGGTGTATCCCCTCCTGAATGG
The window above is part of the Elephas maximus indicus isolate mEleMax1 chromosome 19, mEleMax1 primary haplotype, whole genome shotgun sequence genome. Proteins encoded here:
- the ARL4D gene encoding ADP-ribosylation factor-like protein 4D, which translates into the protein MGNHLTEIAPTASFLPHFQALHVVVIGLDSSGKTSLLYRLKFKEFVQSVPTKGFNTEKIRVPLGGSRSITFQVWDVGGQEKLRPLWRSYTRRTDGLVFVVDAAEAERLEEAKVELHRISRASDNQGVPVLVLANKQDLPGALSAAEVEKRLAVRELAASTLTHVQGCSAVDGLGLQPGLERLYEMILKRKKAARGSKKRR